Genomic window (Acropora muricata isolate sample 2 chromosome 11, ASM3666990v1, whole genome shotgun sequence):
TCAGTTAGAACATCTTCTACACAGAAAATGCACACTGAATATTTGACATCActgaatgaaaataaattcatGAATCATTCTATGAAATTGAATGGAATGGTGtagtgaaaaaaattaaacatgcatGAATCTATCAATCCTGAAATTAATCTAATATTTTTGTAAATGGGAATAGAGCTTTTGAATGTGAATCAACATATATCAGTGAGCCTGAATGTCTATGAATTTCctgaattttgcaccatttcacCAACCATACAATCACTACTCACTAGATCACTTAATAGGTTTTGCAGGTGCTTATCCAATGGATTGTGATTCATCTGTTGGGTCGCACTGTCCATGGGATAAATATTTATCCAATCAATAGGTTTTTCTAGAAATCATTAACCAGATGGTGATTTATTCACTGTATCGCACTCTGCAACCTTTGAAACCAGGGCCAGCACTATATAAAGACCTTGCTCCCAGGGTTTACTCTGTCAATCTTAATAGCTACATAGGTGGGAAGCTAAAAAGCATGAATTCCGCTGACGGTAAATTTCATCACTAACGAGATGAGGAGTCAGAAATGAGCTCTGAGGAAATCATCGGTCTGAGAGGAAATCATCTTACCTTCGACTGAATTTGATAACCGCTAAGGTAAAGCTGTTCTactttgtcatacctgtaagattacaaaaggaaaaagttgGAGAATGTGAACCAACTTTAAAGTTGCAGGAACAATGTTAAATGAATGAAGAAATGAATAATTGAAGACCGATCAAAAGAACAATCAATATATCTATCAATTAACCATAAAAACTATCAACCAATCAATTAACCAACTCAATCAAGCTCTCAATTGACCAGCTAATCTACCAGTGAATCAATCagccaatcaatcaatcaatcaagccATCAATCACTCAAGTCAACCATCAACAAATCTATCAGCCAATCAATGAATTAAGCATAAAAGTCTGAGGAAtaagtcaaccaatcagagcaatCATCAATCACTTCACCAATCAACTATGCCATTCATCAGTCAAACCACAATCAAGACAAAAAGAGTTGACACTTTGCCAGGCAATCTGGTTCTAACAACACATGATATGATTTTGTTGACCTTCCCTCCACCCCACCCCAGGCAATGTTGGTCTCCAAATATAACAAAAGATGACATGACTATTCAGCATTGTTTTAGGAGGAGAGTGGGGAGCATCTTTTGAGTTTTTTCCCTTTGAAATGTATGTTTTGTATTGAAACTTTAGCTTGAAAATTTTCTCCACAATTTGTTCAGGATTGTAGCTTACAGCAAGGTTCAATGTGCTTTGCAAAAACACACCATTGACATTAATTATTGAGAGGATTTGTGGTATCCCTGGAACAGAGGAAGTCACAGTCACACCACTCTGAACTAgattgttttttccttttccaataGTCTGGGTTCTTGCCTCCTAGATTATGACGAGACCGGGCCACATCACAGTCGTCTGGGCTAAGAGGTGACTCGTGCATCTCTGAGATGTCTGAGAAAATGATTTGGTGGCTCTAAGGAGGAAGACAAAAATGGACTCACTTGTCTGAAAAAGATGCGGTATCAAGGGgccatttcatttcaaatggAGCAGTCAACTGTTGGCACTGTGcagttgatgatgatgaagagaTCTTCATGTATGTAGGACATAATAGATGGTCTGACACACTCAGGAACAAACTTTGATATGGAAGCAGTGGAAACACAGGTTGAGtacatgaaaatattttttagaTGCTCCAGAAGCCAGAACTCTCATTGTTGTGCACAATTTGTCCCGTGCTGCCATTGCACTTCTCATGGTTGCGTCTTGTTTTGAAATTAGTGGTTTCACCTTTTCTACTATTACATCAAAAAACAGGCTTTCATACTACAAGACCAaagcataatattattactttgaAACATATAGGAACTTAATTAATGCACTTTTAAACTAGCTTCATATAAGTTTTGAAAAGGAACAAccaatataaataaaaaagaacacTATGATAAAAATGTGCGTAAAAAATTATGCCTTATCCAAAATTTATCGTTTCAATTGGTTTGATCCACTTTTAATCCAACAATGCAAAAAGGAGTCAAATGTGAGAAGAATATAATATTAAGCTTCCTACCATATATAATTTTGAAACTTTCCAGGGTATGTGAGTCTAGATTACTGGCCATTCCTTTTGTCCCCGCTCTTCTGTTGCCCTCAGACAAACCCACCATCAATGCTTTTAAACTGCCCTGTTTTTCTCAAGCAAAAGTGCCTCTTGCTTAGCCACCCAAGCCCTTTCTATGgatgccattttgtttttggctCGGCATAAGACTGGGACCAATTTTTCGCAGCACTCCGCTAACTATAAGGCACTGCAGACACAAACAAAACTTGCCTGATGCCTTTTCAAGCTCAGAAACCTtgtcaatggaaaattgtaaGGGAAAACTTGCTGATCGTCCACACAAGTAATAAAAAATGATAAGTATCatatcaaggaaaaattgctatTTTTAGAGGTCTTCGGTTTGTTATGCTTGGTTCTTTCTGACCCTAGCAAAATTAATCAAATTACTAGAAAAAATATACCTATTTTACAGAGTTTTGCTAAAAACAGGCCCGCGGCCCAGTCGTGATTTTCTAcagttttttgtccagcggtaactCCACGCACATGTTTGGGTGtgcaacatggacgacggtgagtttgaattcgtttaccattttaataatcatttaaatcgttgtcattctctgtttattcgtcagTTGACAGAACCCGATAGAGAGGAattgcattgtcaaacgattcaaatgatttagggcctgattacatggcgaatttcatcccgggctgaaatttcagcatcttgcagatctgtgcatgtgcgTTGAGTTACCGCTGGACAAATATCTGTGGAAAATCACGactaggccgcgggccgccgggATGtcgcgggccgtgggccgcgggcctgcttttagcaaaacccctATTGTACAACACAATTAGACCGGTATTTTATGAAATGCCTTTCTTCAACTTTTCAAGATATGACCTGAAACGTCTATATCGTGTTTCTAATCTTTATTCAATTGAATACAATGCAAACTCagttaaaaacaagaaaacattaCGCTTGCGCACTAGTGTCTACCGCTAGAAGTTCTTAATTTTTGTGAAGTGTAACAACTTAGTAATAACATAAAATTTACAATTGAACTCAAGTATCTGCAATTTGTGGTCCTGCAGCTTCCCCGTTTCTACTGCCTCTATATTCTTTGACCGCTTCGTCAATTTCTCGTTCCATCCTTATTTTTTCCCATCCAATGATATTGTTACTGGTAGTCAGTATTCTTAAAAACAATGGTGGAATTGAACCAGTGAAAAACACATAGATCGCTGTGGTCAAAGTCGAAATATCATACGTATTTCCAAAGAAAACAATGGAAGATagtgctaaaaacaaaaacgctGTCACCAGAACCATATTGCGAAGCATTCGACTCATTTCAGATTTAATAGGCAAAACCTTGTCACAGATTAACCAATAAAGCTCTGCGGGAATTGCATCCTTAGGGAAATTGTTGTTCCACTGGAATTCTTGCATCCTTACCGAAATCATTTTCTTGACTTCCCTATATTTACTCTGCATTACAGCATAGCATAGATACACATTTGTTGTGAGTACCAGGACGAAAGCCAGGATAGGCGTCACAATGCTTACATTAAGAGCTAATCCTATAATTGTATATGCCACAACATTACTGACAAAAAGGCAAGAATTTGTCAACAACATAAGAGAAAAACATAGCCACGTGCCTATTAGATATAACAGATAAAACCGCACGCTCCACAAAAGCGGCTTACGACTTGCAATTGAGAAGCGGTTTATCTTGACCATAGATAACACACTAACTGCTATGAGTGGAGAAAGATAAAACATCAATATAATcaaaatcacaattaaaatcaacaaacaaaaaactccaCCTACAAATATAAAAGGTAGTGCGACTATCAAAGAAATTAAACGCAAACCAACGCAAAGTAGATGCCTTCTTCGCGATTCTTGATGCATCTCTTTGCGTAGACGTCGTCCTAACAAAAGTTTGTCACAAATTAAAGCAAGGGTGTTAccaaaaagaagtaaaaaatacCAAACGCAATGGTGGAGGATATTTAAATGAAGATGAATTTCATCTCCCAAAGAACGTCGAGATGTCAATGGAAGGTTTAACTTAAGGCTTCTGCATTTTGTGCCGATAAAGCGGCAAATAGGACATACTTCGTTCCCTTTCAAAATGAAGTCCTTCGGTCTTAAAAATAATACCAGtatgataatcataataatcatTGCCGTTACGAAATAGTATGTGGGAGCCCAGAAGTCATAAGTTACGGTTGGGTTGACGAATAGAAACTTCTGACTAAATACAACTCCAAACAGGACACGTTTCTTTGCGATTTCGTCGATAGACGTCTTTTTCAGCGTTTTATAGAGTTCTATTTGAACATAGAAGACACATGGATAAACGCAAAAACTCATCACAGCTAATTTGATGCTGAATGAAAACGGTATATCTGAGAATTTCTTAAAAGACGCACGTAAAAGGGTTGACAAAATCATTGGACTTGAATCATGTACAGGGATGAATTTGCTTTCCTCCTCTCTTTCTTGACTATTTCCTACACAATTTGATGCGTTTTGGGCGGTTTCTTCTTGATACGAAGTATTATTAGTAGGAACAGTTTGCAGGAATACATGCTCTATGTTGCTTGGATCTTCTCTAGTTGCACTTTGGTTGTCCTGTTCACCTTCCGTTTCATCATTGGTGTTGCTGTGACATGCTGTTGTTTCCATATTGGTCTGCTCTGCCATGCGCTCTTCCTTTTTAACTTCGTTTTCAAGACTAAAAACATAGTCTGGAAATGCTAGAGGAAGTGCAGGAGCGAACATTGCCAAGCAAAATGATAACACCACAAAGATGTTACTTACTATCTCCACCCAGTCTCCAACGTCAATTCTCTGATCGCACCGAATTGTGGCCGGCCCAGTGCGGGCTTCCTTCTGCATGTCACAGCAATGATACCACATATCTACTACAATGAGATCGTCAGGCCCTGTGGTGCTTATTACTGCGACACAAACAACTGGCGTCTTTTTTTGCAATGGGTTACCAGAGATGCTACTTGTCACATTTTCCAACAACATTCTTCCGACCGCTAGATTTTTGCATGTCGACTTCAATTTAGCCAGACATCCGCTCGGTTGATCTTTCAACTTTACGTCTATGCTTCTCACTTGATAATTCAGAAGACCCAAAGAAAGAATATCGTAATCGTCGGGTAAAGAGAGCATCGGTTCATGGATTGTGTTGGCCCAGATCCATCTGTGAGGAAGGAACACGTCTGGATCGTCCAGTGGATCGTAGCTCGCGTTACCGATGACCAAGTTGATATAAACCAACCTAACACC
Coding sequences:
- the LOC136890411 gene encoding kinesin light chain 3-like isoform X4 codes for the protein MKISSSSSTAQCQQLTAPFEMKWPLDTASFSDKYDKVEQLYLSGYQIQSKAFQPHHGSIPSTIKHLVLLYKKQGKYAEAGPL
- the LOC136890410 gene encoding uncharacterized protein, yielding MALIQRFAFFSLLLSPYQCEAAAENCSETQCLLLPDGDDQVASEFRLKASEKGARLVHINLVIGNASYDPLELPDVFLFHRWIWATTIREPMLSLPDDYDILSAGLLNYQLLHKTMPEVCVVMINKAVGNVRYHCCDMYMEDTGPATIRCDQRVDYGDLILERALFSLYLLILFFLTFYLPALPLLMPDVFSLENEVEKETRLSKPTILETTRCRPIAEGEQDNQKRTGADQRNTEDEASLPTTICGMATTAADASSTITTINTDREETDQNTSNCAENSRKRGLLLSTERYKYSSLRMALILRFAVFALLLLSYQCEAKAENCSETQCLLLLDGDEPVAPVASEFHFKASQNGVRLVYINLVIGNASYDPLDDPDVFLPHRWIWANTIHEPMLSLPDDYDILSLGLLNYQVRSIDVKLKDQPSGCLAKLKSTCKNLAVGRMLLENVTSSISGNPLQKKTPVVCVAVISTTGPDDLIVVDMWYHCCDMQKEARTGPATIRCDQRIDVGDWVEIVSNIFVVLSFCLAMFAPALPLAFPDYVFSLENEVKKEERMAEQTNMETTACHSNTNDETEGEQDNQSATREDPSNIEHVFLQTVPTNNTSYQEETAQNASNCVGNSQEREEESKFIPVHDSSPMILSTLLRASFKKFSDIPFSFSIKLAVMSFCVYPCVFYVQIELYKTLKKTSIDEIAKKRVLFGVVFSQKFLFVNPTVTYDFWAPTYYFVTAMIIMIIILVLFLRPKDFILKGNEVCPICRFIGTKCRSLKLNLPLTSRRSLGDEIHLHLNILHHCVWYFLLLFGNTLALICDKLLLGRRLRKEMHQESRRRHLLCVGLRLISLIVALPFIFVGGVFCLLILIVILIILMFYLSPLIAVSVLSMVKINRFSIASRKPLLWSVRFYLLYLIGTWLCFSLMLLTNSCLFVSNVVAYTIIGLALNVSIVTPILAFVLVLTTNVYLCYAVMQSKYREVKKMISVRMQEFQWNNNFPKDAIPAELYWLICDKVLPIKSEMSRMLRNMVLVTAFLFLALSSIVFFGNTYDISTLTTAIYVFFTGSIPPLFLRILTTSNNIIGWEKIRMEREIDEAVKEYRGSRNGEAAGPQIADT